In one Micromonospora polyrhachis genomic region, the following are encoded:
- the mycP gene encoding type VII secretion-associated serine protease mycosin, with translation MRQRVRMLAHLLAGVTLLTTSVPVAAAPASAAPTMRCTSPSEKLLPEVPWTHQRLTPQRVWPLTRGEGVLVAVIDTGVDGAVPQLAGRVRKGSDVVNRMGRADDDCYGHGTFVAGIIAAQPAAGTGMVGLAPGVTILPVRQANGPSDGTASTLARSIRAAVDANASVINVSASSFFPNEELRRAVEYAAQRDVLLVAAVANEAQQGNPVAYPAAYPQVVAVGSVGPDGRRSEFSEVGTYLDLVAPGVDVVSLSRAGAGHLVDSGTSYATPFVTATAALVRAYHPKLTAAQVKRRLELTADHPGTTLPNPQLGWGVVNPYQAVTAILPEEHGHHSTPVDQPTLGPVARTAAEPTSDRDTAIEFTLAAVVVAALLGLVAYLVPHGIRRSWRSVGEPGAEAAPDPGSGRVPHRENRYPGTSDPDRNGRGSTG, from the coding sequence ATGCGGCAGCGGGTTCGGATGCTCGCGCATCTGCTCGCCGGGGTGACGCTGCTGACCACGTCGGTGCCGGTCGCCGCCGCGCCAGCGAGCGCCGCTCCGACGATGCGCTGCACATCGCCGTCGGAGAAGCTGCTGCCGGAGGTGCCCTGGACGCACCAGCGGTTGACACCGCAGCGGGTGTGGCCGCTGACCCGGGGCGAGGGCGTGCTGGTGGCGGTCATCGACACCGGGGTGGACGGGGCGGTGCCGCAGCTCGCGGGGCGGGTGCGCAAGGGCAGTGACGTCGTCAACCGGATGGGTCGCGCCGACGACGACTGCTACGGTCACGGCACTTTCGTCGCCGGCATCATCGCCGCCCAGCCGGCCGCCGGTACCGGCATGGTGGGGCTGGCACCGGGCGTGACGATCCTGCCCGTCCGGCAGGCCAACGGCCCCAGCGACGGCACCGCGTCGACCCTGGCCCGGTCGATCCGGGCGGCCGTCGACGCGAACGCCTCCGTCATCAACGTCTCGGCCAGTTCCTTCTTTCCCAACGAGGAGTTACGACGGGCCGTGGAGTACGCCGCGCAGCGGGACGTGCTGCTGGTCGCGGCGGTGGCGAACGAGGCCCAGCAGGGCAACCCGGTCGCCTATCCGGCGGCGTACCCGCAGGTCGTTGCGGTCGGGTCGGTCGGCCCGGATGGTCGGCGTAGCGAATTCTCCGAGGTGGGCACCTACCTGGACCTGGTGGCCCCGGGGGTGGACGTGGTGAGTCTGAGCCGGGCCGGTGCCGGGCACCTGGTCGACAGCGGCACCAGCTACGCGACGCCGTTCGTGACCGCCACCGCCGCGTTGGTCCGGGCCTACCATCCGAAGCTCACCGCGGCGCAGGTGAAGCGGAGGCTGGAGCTGACGGCCGACCACCCGGGCACGACGCTGCCGAATCCGCAGCTCGGCTGGGGGGTGGTGAACCCGTACCAGGCGGTCACCGCGATCCTGCCGGAGGAACACGGCCACCACTCCACCCCGGTCGACCAGCCCACGCTGGGGCCGGTCGCGCGGACTGCGGCGGAGCCGACCAGCGACCGCGACACCGCGATCGAGTTCACCCTGGCCGCTGTGGTCGTAGCCGCCCTGCTCGGGTTGGTGGCCTACCTGGTGCCGCACGGCATCCGTCGGAGCTGGCGCAGCGTCGGCGAGCCCGGTGCCGAGGCGGCACCGGACCCCGGTTCGGGGCGGGTTCCGCACCGGGAGAACCGGTACCCGGGCACCTCCGACCCGGACCGGAACGGACGAGGGAGCACCGGATGA
- the eccCa gene encoding type VII secretion protein EccCa — MSTIPVTRSPRRSAPAIDKGEFALQEPPGLPEPGGSQLTNLLTYLPMMMGTGALALFYLQSGESRVMLYLTSGLMGLSAIIMAFALLMRAGSERKAKLKGERRDYLRYLGQARKQVRRSVDRQRRSVLFTHPDPARLWALVPTDRLWERRTNHADFAEVRIGLGQQRLALTLQAPQTKPVEDLEPLCASALRRFLRAYTVIEDMPVAVYLRGFARVSLDGDDMVNRALVRAMVAQLVTFHTPEELHIAVLASTDRLRYWDWVKWLPHAQHAEQTDAAGAVRLVCDSWVDLEKLLGGKALDDRGRYEPGATPTPDEPFVVVILDDPPISGNHRLGGAGYRNLVAIDTDATLPWDGAATTLRLRIGEGHIDKVDMTRSGDEKITPIGRADAMSLVRVRALARQVAPYRVGGSGAVTDAAAVTADLPALLGIADLRAMDPQVLWQARTAWDHLRVPIGITDRGQTVELDLKESAQGGMGPHGILIGATGSGKSELIRTLVLSLALAHSSEKLNMVLVDFKGGATFLGLDGLPHVSALITNLVDELPLVDRMQDALQGELVRRQELLRKHSHTSVLEYERARAAGAELDPLPTLVVIVDEFGELLSVKSEFTDLFMMIGRLGRSLGVHLLLASQRFEEGRVHTLETHLSYRMGLKMFSAMESRSVIGVSDAYDKPLMPGSGYLRTDTTTLVKFRGAYVSGPCPVRGKRVAQPVSNSQVVNFESGFVVPTRPIEPPPRDPAMTEETPSTETTLAVIVDRLRDAGPPAHRVWLPPLAEPARLDEMLPPLALDPQRGYGAPYGGLRVPVGLVDRPFEQRRDPLLADLEGAKGHAAVVGAPRSGKSTLLRTLVAGLALSHTPREVQCYILDFGGGAMAALAGLPHVGGVANRRDRERVTRTVAEVYDILDQREEFFGRHDVESMAAYRRARAAGQYADDPFGDVFLVIDGWFTLHQEFEGLEPTIQEIATRGLSYGVHLVISAGRWSEIRPWLRDVLQTRFELRLGDSMESEIDFRKAKTVPEAPGRGLTVDKFHFLSAVPAIGAMSAGDDDGAEAEPAGEAAAALAALVEAVRSGWSEPPAPAVRLLPKVLDRQALPSTPADGELRVALGLDDQRLQPVWHDFGTNPHLMVFGDTETGKTNLLRHLAQAIVERFPAQEAQVLVADPRRNLATAFAANQTVGYALNGKALREVLARGVPLLKSRVPGPDIAPDRLSTRDWWSGPRLFVLMDDYDMVSGMMDYPAETLVDLLAHGAEIGLHVIVARSTAGAARGMTDPLLRRLWDLGSSAVLFSCPRDESGFLGQVKPLTLPAGRAQLVRRRADPIQFQTPLVADPTGDDPREATR, encoded by the coding sequence ATGAGCACGATTCCCGTAACCCGGTCGCCCCGCCGCTCCGCCCCGGCGATCGACAAGGGAGAGTTCGCCCTGCAGGAGCCGCCGGGACTGCCGGAGCCCGGCGGCAGTCAGCTGACCAACCTGCTGACCTACCTGCCCATGATGATGGGCACCGGCGCGTTGGCGCTGTTCTACCTGCAGTCCGGCGAGAGCCGGGTGATGCTCTACCTGACCTCGGGGCTGATGGGCCTGTCGGCCATCATCATGGCGTTCGCCCTGCTGATGCGGGCCGGCTCGGAACGCAAGGCCAAGCTCAAGGGCGAGCGGCGGGACTATCTGCGCTACCTCGGGCAGGCCCGCAAACAGGTACGACGCAGCGTCGACCGGCAGCGGCGTTCGGTGCTGTTCACCCATCCCGATCCGGCCCGGCTCTGGGCGTTGGTCCCCACCGACCGGCTGTGGGAGCGGCGTACCAACCATGCCGACTTCGCCGAGGTACGCATCGGTCTCGGCCAGCAACGGCTGGCGCTGACGTTGCAGGCACCACAGACCAAGCCGGTGGAGGACCTCGAACCGCTCTGCGCCAGCGCGTTGCGTCGGTTCCTCCGCGCGTACACGGTGATCGAGGACATGCCGGTGGCGGTGTACCTGCGCGGCTTCGCCCGGGTCAGCCTGGACGGCGACGACATGGTCAACCGGGCGTTGGTCCGGGCGATGGTGGCGCAGCTCGTCACCTTCCACACCCCGGAGGAACTGCACATCGCCGTGTTGGCCAGCACCGACCGGCTGCGGTACTGGGACTGGGTCAAATGGCTACCGCACGCCCAACATGCCGAGCAGACCGACGCGGCCGGGGCGGTACGACTGGTCTGCGACTCCTGGGTGGACCTGGAGAAACTGCTCGGCGGGAAGGCCCTGGACGACCGGGGCCGGTACGAGCCGGGCGCGACGCCGACCCCGGACGAGCCGTTCGTCGTGGTGATCCTCGACGACCCGCCCATCTCGGGCAACCATCGCCTCGGCGGAGCCGGCTACCGCAACCTGGTCGCGATCGACACCGATGCCACCCTGCCCTGGGACGGTGCCGCCACCACTCTGCGGCTGCGGATCGGCGAGGGCCACATCGACAAGGTCGACATGACCCGGTCGGGCGACGAGAAGATCACCCCGATCGGGCGCGCCGACGCGATGAGCCTGGTGCGGGTCCGGGCGTTGGCCCGGCAGGTCGCGCCGTACCGGGTGGGGGGAAGCGGCGCGGTGACCGACGCCGCGGCCGTCACCGCCGACCTGCCCGCCCTGCTCGGGATAGCGGACCTGCGCGCGATGGACCCGCAGGTGCTGTGGCAGGCCCGGACGGCCTGGGACCACCTGCGGGTACCGATCGGCATCACCGACCGCGGGCAGACCGTCGAGCTCGACCTGAAGGAGTCGGCGCAGGGCGGCATGGGGCCACACGGCATCCTGATCGGGGCCACCGGATCCGGCAAGTCCGAGCTGATCCGCACGCTGGTGCTGTCGCTGGCGCTGGCGCACTCGTCGGAGAAGCTCAACATGGTGCTGGTCGACTTCAAGGGCGGGGCGACCTTCCTCGGTCTGGACGGTCTGCCGCACGTGTCGGCGCTGATCACCAACCTGGTCGACGAACTGCCGCTGGTCGACCGGATGCAGGATGCCCTGCAGGGTGAGCTGGTCCGCCGGCAGGAGCTGCTGCGCAAGCACAGCCACACGTCGGTGCTGGAGTACGAGCGGGCGCGCGCCGCCGGTGCCGAACTGGACCCGTTGCCCACGCTGGTGGTGATCGTCGACGAGTTCGGGGAACTGCTCAGCGTAAAGTCCGAGTTCACCGACCTGTTCATGATGATCGGTCGCCTCGGCCGCTCGCTCGGGGTGCACCTGTTGCTGGCCTCGCAGCGGTTCGAGGAGGGGCGGGTACACACCCTGGAGACGCACCTGTCCTACCGGATGGGGCTGAAGATGTTCTCGGCGATGGAGTCGCGCAGCGTCATCGGCGTCAGTGACGCGTACGACAAGCCACTCATGCCCGGCTCGGGTTATCTGCGGACCGACACCACCACGCTGGTGAAGTTCCGGGGGGCGTACGTCTCCGGACCATGCCCGGTCCGCGGCAAGCGGGTCGCCCAACCGGTCAGCAACTCACAGGTGGTCAACTTCGAGTCGGGATTCGTGGTGCCGACGCGCCCGATCGAGCCCCCGCCCCGGGATCCTGCCATGACCGAGGAGACCCCGAGCACGGAGACCACGCTGGCGGTGATCGTCGACCGGCTACGCGACGCCGGCCCACCGGCGCACCGGGTGTGGCTGCCGCCGCTGGCCGAGCCGGCCCGATTGGACGAGATGTTGCCGCCGCTCGCCCTCGATCCGCAGCGCGGCTACGGCGCGCCGTACGGCGGACTGCGGGTCCCGGTCGGTCTGGTGGACCGCCCCTTCGAACAGCGCCGGGACCCGCTGCTCGCCGACCTCGAAGGGGCCAAGGGACACGCGGCCGTGGTCGGCGCGCCACGCAGCGGCAAGAGCACCCTGCTGCGCACCCTGGTCGCCGGGCTCGCGTTGAGCCACACGCCCCGGGAGGTCCAGTGCTACATCCTCGACTTCGGCGGTGGCGCGATGGCGGCGCTGGCCGGGCTGCCACACGTCGGTGGCGTGGCCAACCGGCGGGACCGGGAACGGGTCACCCGCACCGTCGCCGAGGTGTACGACATCCTCGACCAGCGCGAGGAGTTCTTCGGCCGACACGACGTGGAGTCGATGGCGGCCTATCGGCGGGCCCGGGCGGCGGGGCAGTACGCCGACGACCCGTTCGGCGACGTCTTCCTCGTCATCGACGGCTGGTTCACCCTGCACCAGGAGTTCGAAGGACTGGAGCCGACGATCCAGGAGATCGCCACCCGGGGCCTCAGCTACGGCGTACACCTGGTGATCAGCGCCGGGCGCTGGTCGGAGATCCGACCGTGGCTGCGTGACGTGCTGCAGACCCGCTTCGAGCTTCGCCTCGGCGACTCGATGGAGTCCGAGATCGACTTCCGGAAGGCCAAGACCGTGCCGGAGGCGCCGGGACGGGGCCTCACCGTGGACAAGTTCCACTTCCTGTCGGCGGTACCCGCCATCGGGGCGATGTCGGCCGGGGACGACGACGGTGCCGAGGCGGAGCCGGCTGGCGAGGCGGCGGCGGCGTTGGCCGCACTGGTGGAGGCGGTACGGTCCGGCTGGTCCGAGCCGCCGGCCCCGGCCGTTCGCCTGTTGCCCAAGGTGCTCGACCGGCAGGCGCTGCCGTCGACCCCCGCAGACGGCGAGCTGCGGGTGGCGTTGGGTCTGGACGACCAGCGTCTGCAACCGGTCTGGCACGACTTCGGCACCAACCCGCATCTCATGGTCTTCGGCGACACCGAGACCGGCAAGACGAACCTGCTGCGGCACCTCGCGCAGGCCATCGTCGAGCGGTTCCCGGCCCAGGAGGCGCAGGTCCTGGTCGCCGACCCGCGGCGGAACCTCGCCACCGCCTTCGCCGCGAACCAGACGGTCGGGTACGCGTTGAACGGCAAGGCGCTGCGCGAGGTGCTGGCCCGAGGGGTGCCGCTGCTCAAGAGCCGCGTCCCCGGCCCGGATATCGCCCCGGACCGGCTCTCCACCCGGGACTGGTGGTCGGGGCCTCGGTTGTTCGTGCTGATGGACGACTACGACATGGTCTCCGGGATGATGGACTATCCGGCCGAGACCCTGGTCGACCTGCTGGCACACGGCGCGGAGATCGGCCTGCACGTCATCGTCGCCCGGAGCACGGCCGGGGCGGCCCGGGGGATGACCGATCCACTGCTGCGTCGCCTCTGGGATCTGGGCAGCAGCGCGGTCCTCTTCTCCTGCCCCCGCGATGAGAGCGGCTTCCTCGGCCAGGTCAAGCCGTTGACGTTGCCCGCCGGGCGGGCGCAGTTGGTCCGGCGCCGCGCCGACCCGATCCAGTTCCAGACGCCGCTGGTCGCCGACCCCACCGGCGACGATCCACGAGAGGCCACCCGATGA